The Pyxidicoccus sp. MSG2 DNA segment CAAGAGGCGTCAGCGCGGGGCCCTCATTGCGCAGAAACCGACGGATGGCAAGGCCGTTTGCCCCCGGCGGAACCGCGCCGTGTGGCCCCATGCACACGAGATAACCAGGATTGTCCGCCAGGATGAGCCCGGCTTCACGGCCGCGGGGTGTCCAGGGAGGCGCAAGGCAGGGGTGACACGGACGACACCTGCCCTGGAGGGCACGCGGAGGCCGGTATGGAACAGTCCCCCGGACGTTCGGATGGAACGACCGGGCGTTCGTCCCCTGCCCTGTCCCTCCTGGAGTCCTCGCGCATGTCCTTCCGTCCGTGGCGGCTGCTCTGGTTGTACCTCCTCATCGCGCCGACCCTGGCCCTGGCGGACGAGGCGCCGGTGGCGCTGGACGCGAAGGAGCGGACCCGCGTCGTCGAGGCCGTCATCGCCCAGGTCCGGGCGCGCCACTACTCGGCGGAGAAGGCGGCCCTGGCGGAACGGATGCTGCGCTCCCGGCTGAAGCGCGGCGACTACGACGCCATCACCGAGCCCCGGGAGCTGGCCCACGTGCTCACCGAGCACCTGGTGAAGGACGGTCAGGACGCGCACTTCGTCGTCATCTACAGCCCGCGGCCCGTGCCGCGAAACCTGCCCCTGCCGTGGGAGCCCGCGCCGCCCGAGGCGGAGAAGTTCCGCGCCGAGCGCGAGGAGCTCCGGCGGCGGATGGCCCTTCGCGAGGCGTATGGCATCGGCCGCGTGGAGCGGTTGGACGGCAACGTGGGCTACCTGCGCCTGACGAGCTTCCCCGAGCCGAAGTACGCCGGAGAAGCCGCCGCCGCTGCCATGCGGCTCCTGTCCGCCACGGACGCGCTCATCATCGACCTGCGCGGCAATGGCGGCGGAGACAACGAGTTGGTGGCGCTGTACCTGGGCTGGCTGCTGCCGGAGCGCACGCACGTGCTCGACACACTGTGGAAGGGCCGGCCGAAGGAGCAGCTCCACACGCCCGCGTCCCCCGTGGCGGGCCGGTACGGCGACAAGGAGGTCTACATTCTCACGGACGGGGACACGTTCTCCGCGGCGGAGACGCTCGCGTATGACCTCCAGGCGCGCAAGCGGGCGCGGGTGGTGGGCGAGACGACGCATGGAGGCGCCAACCCGGGCGTGGCCCTGCCCGTCGACGACCACTTCGTCGTGGGCGTGCCCATGGGACAGACAGTGCATGCCCTGACGAAGACGAACTGGGAGGGCGTGGGCGTGAAGCCCGACCTGCCGGTGCCAGCGGCGGACGCGCTGCGCACCGCGCATGTGGCCGCGCTCACCGCGCTGGCGAAACGCGCGGACGACCCGGCGCAGGCGGAGGAAATCAGTGAGGCGTTGGGAGCGCTAGGCTCCGCCACGAAGCCGTAGGTGCCTTCCTGTCCCGAGGGCACGCGGCTTCGCTCCACCGAGTGCGAACACGACAGCGCCCCAGCCGCCCCTTCATTCCGGCCCGGCGCGCCTTCTTCCCCCGCACCGCTCGTCACCAGGCTTCAGAGGGCATCCACTCCAGAAACGGCGGCGGCCCCGCCCGGCGTCCTGGGGACGCCAGCACGGGGCCGCTTCGCTACGAGAAGAACGGAAGGTGGCGGGCGGACTACCCCGGACCGCTGTGGCTCTTCTGCTCCTCTTCCTGGAAGAAGATGTCCTTGATCATCAGCTTCGTCACCTCGCGGTTCATCATCGCGATGGACGTCGTGAGGGGAATCTCCTTCGGGCAGACCTTCACGCAGTTCTGCGCCTTGCCACAGTCCTGGATGCCACCCGGGCCCATCAGGGACCGGACGCGCTCCTCGGACTGCATCTTGCCCGTCGGGTTCATGTTGAACAGGCGGGCCTGGCTGATGGCCGCGGCACCGACGAAGTCGTTGCCCTGCGTCACCTGGGGGCACGCCTCCAGGCAGCTGCCACAGGTGATGCACGTGGACAGCACGTACATGACCGACTGGTCCTTCGGCGACTGGCGCGGGCCCGGCCCCAGGTTGTGGGTGCCGTCGACCGGAATCCAGCCCTTCACCCGCTTGAGCGCGTCGAACATGCGCTCGCGGTCCACGGTGAGGTCGCGGACCACGGGGAACTTGCTCATCGGCTCGAGCGTGATCGGCTGCTCCAACTTGTCGATGAGCGCCGAGCAGGCCATGCGCACCCGGCCGTTGATGTTCATCGCGCAGCTGCCGCAGACCTCCTCGAGGCACGCGGCGTCCCAGATCACCGGGGCAACCTTCTTGCCCTCCACGGTGACGGGGTTGCGCTGGATCTCCATCAGGCACGAGATGACGTTGGCGCCCTTGGTGTACGGGACCTTGAACTCGTCGAAGTGACCCGGCTTGTTCGGGTCATCCTGCCGCCAGATGCGGAAGGTGACGGTCCTGGTGGTGACGGCGGTTGCCTGTGCAGTGTCCATGTCGCTCGACCCTTCACTTCCCAATCAGTTGCGGCGACCCGCCCTGCTGGCGCGGGCCCACCAGAAGATGAGTACCCCTGCTCAGGCGTACCAGCGGGGCTCGGGATCCAGGACCGGCGTGGGAATCTCCTCGTAGGAGATCTGCGGGCCCTGCTCGCTGTGCTTCGCGATGGTCGTCTTCGCCCACTTCTCGTGACGCTTCTGCCACAGCGCCATCCACTCGGGGTCCTTGGTCGGATCCTTCACCTTCGGCTCCGGCAGCGAGAACTCGGGCTTGTAGTGCGCGCCGCGGCTCTCGTCGCGCAGCAGCGCGCTGGTGGCGATGACCTCGCCCAGCTCCAGCATGTTCCACAGCTGGTTGGTGTACGACAGCGCGCGGTTGGCCACGTTGCCCGTGTCCAGCACGTTGACGTTGTTCCAGCGCGACTTGAGCTCGCGGATCTTCTCCACCGTCTTCTTCAGCCGGTCGTTGTACCGGACGACGGTGCAGTTCTCCGTCATGATGTCGCCCAGCTCGCGCGCCAGCCCGTACGGGTTCTCCGCGCCGTTCATCTTCTTGATGGTGGCGAACCGGTCCTCCCAGTAGCTCTTCGCGCTCTGGAAGTACTTCTCCGGCATGGCCGCCGCGCTGGTGGCGTTGCTCTTCGCGAAGGCCGCCATCGCCGGGCCGCCGATCATGCCCGAGTAGATGCAGGACAGCAGCGAGTTGGCGCCCAGGCGGTTCGCGCCGTGGAACGCGTAGTCCGCCTCACCCGTGGCGTACAGGCCGGGGATGTTGGTGGACTGGTTGACGGGGCTGCCCTCGGCGGGCGTCTGGGTGCGCGGGTCCGCCTCGAACTTCACGTAGAGGCCGCCCATGGAGTAGTGCATGCCCGGGAAGATGACCATCGGCGTGACGCGCGGGTCGTCTCCCACGAACTTCTCGTAGATCTCCATGACGCCCTTGATCTTGGCGTCCAGCGTCTTGGCCGGGATGTGCGTGACGTCCAGGTACACGCCGTCCTTGCCGCCGATGCCCATGCCCATGTCGCGGCAGACCATGAAGATCTCGCGCGTGGCCACGTCGCGGGGCACCAGGTTCTTGTACTTGGGGTACTTCTCTTCCAGGAAGTAGAAGCGCTCGCTCTCCGGGATGTCCCGGGGGTTGCGCGTGTCGCCCTTCTTCTTCGGCACCCAGACGCGGCCGCCCTCACCACGGACGGACTCGCTCATCAGGCGCAGCTTGTCCTCACCCGGGATGGAGGTGGGGTGCACCTGGATGAACTCGCCGTTGGCGTAGATGGCGCCCTCCATGAAGGCGCGGCCGGCGGCGGTGCCGGTGTTGATGATGGAGTTGGTGGAGCGCCCGACGACGATGCCCGGACCACCGGTGGCGAGGCACACGGCCTCCGCCGGGAAGGTGCGGATCTCCATGGTCCGCAGGTCCACCGCGACGCTGCCGATGACGCGCCCGCCCTCGTCCTTCACCGTGCCGAGCCACTCCCAGTACTCGTACTTGGTGACCTTGCCCTCGGACTCGTAGCGGCGCACCTGCTCGTCCAGCGCGTAGAGCAGCTGCTGGCCGGTGGTGGCGCCCGCGAAGGCGGTGCGGTGGTGGAGCGTGCCGCCGAAGCGGCGGAAGTCCAGCAGACCTTCGGGGGTGCGGTTGAACGTCACGCCCATGCGGTCCAGCAGGTAGATGATGCCCGGGGCCGCGTGGCACATGCCCTTCACGGACGTCTGCTCCGCGAGGAAGTCGCCGCCGCGCAGCGTGTCCTTCACGTGGATGTCCGGGTGGTCGCCCTCTCCCTTGGTGTTCACCGCGCCGTTGATGCCACCCTGGGCGCACACCGAGTGGGAACGTTTGACCGGGACGAGCGAGAGCACATCCACCTGGTGACCCGCCTCCGCGAGCTTGATCGTCGTCATCAGCCCGGCGAGACCGCCGCCCACCACCGTGAACCGCGCTGCTGCTGCCATCATCGTCTCCTTGACTGCCGGGTGCCCGACGCTGCCGTCGTGAGCCGACTCGCCATGTGGCGCGCCAGGGCCCGGACATCCCGTGCGAGAGCTACAGGCTAGATAACTTGATGAAACTCCGCCGCAATGAAGGCGCCGGCCAGGATAAGGCCGCGTCATCCACGGCATCAGGCACAGGGCCCGCCGGAGACTCCCGGCGGGCCGCAGGTGCCCGGAACGGACTACAGCTTGACCGAGTCCACCGTCTTCTTCACCGACTGGAAGGACTTCTCCAGCGCGGCCTTCTCCTCACCGTCGAGCTCCACGGTGATGACCTTCTCCACGCCGCCCGCGCCGATCTGCACCGGGGCGCCGAAGAAGTAGCCGCTGATGCCGTACTGGCCCTCCAGCAGGGCCGCGGCCGGCAGCACGCGCTTGCGGTCGAAGAGGTAGCTCTCCGCCATGGCGATGGAGGACGCGGCGGGAGCGAAGTAGGCGCTGCCCGTCTTGTACAGGGCCACCAGCTCCGCGCCGCCCTCGCGGGTGCGCTTGATGATGGCGTCCAGCTTGTCCTTGGCGATCAGCTGCGTCAGGGGCACGCCGCCCACGGTGCTGTGGCGAACCAGGGGCACCATGTCGTCACCGTGGCCGCCGAGCACCAGCGCCTCCACGTCACGGATGGAGCAGCCCAGCTCCTCGGCCACGAAGCACTTGAAGCGGCTGGTGTCCAGCACGCCCGCCATGCCCGCCACCATGTGCTTGGGCAACTCGGCGATCTTGTGGAGCGCGAACACCATCGCGTCCAGCGGGTTGGCCACGTTGATGACGAAGGCGTTGGGGGCGTGCTGCTTGATGTTGGCCGCCACGTCCTTCATGATCTTCAGGTTGATGTCGAGCAGGTCCTCGCGGGACATGCCCGGCTTCCGCGGCACGCCGGCGGTGATGATGATGACGTCCGAGCCGGCGACGTCCTTCCAGTCCGTGGTGCCGGTGACGCGGCAGGAATAGCCGTCCACCGCGGACAGCTGGTTGATGTCCAGCGCCTTGCCCTTGACCATGCCCTCGGCGGCCGGGATGTCGTAGAGCATCACGTCGCCGAGCTGCTTCTGCACGGCGAGCAGCGCCAGGTTGCCACCAATCTGGCCGCCGCCGATGAGGCCGATCTTCTTCTTGCGATTCTGAGCCATGGATTCGTCCTCTCTCAGGTCCCCGGAAGGGGGACTACATGTTCTTGATGATGGCCTGACCGAACTCCGAGCACTTCACCTCGGTGACCGTGCCCTGGCCCTCCTGCTTCATCAGGCGGGCGAAGTCGTAGGTCACCGTCTTGTTGGCGATGGCGCGGTCCATGCCCTTGATCATCAGGTCCGCGGCCTCGTGCCAGCCCAGGTGCCGGAACATCATCTCGCCGGAGAGGATGACCGAGCCCGGGTTCACCTTGTCCTGGTCCGCGTACTTCGGCGCGGTGCCGTGCGTGGCCTCGAACACCGCGTGGCCCGTGACGTAGTTGATGTTGCCGCCCGGGGCGATGCCGATACCGCCCACCTGGGCCGCGAGCGCGTCCGACAGGTAGTCGCCGTTGAGGTTCAACGTGGCGATGACGTCGAACTCGTCCGGACGCGTGAGCACCTGCTGCAGGGTGATGTCCGCGATGGAGTCCTTGATGATGACCTTGCCGGCGGCCACGGCGGCCTTCTGCTCGGCGTTGGCGGCGTCCTCACCCTTGGCCGCCTTCGTCACTTCCCACTGGTCCCAGGTGTAGACCTTGTCACCGAACTCGCGGGCGGCCAGCTCGTAGCCCCACTTGCGGAAGGCGCCCTCGGTGAACTTCATGATGTTGCCCTTGTGGACCAGCGTCACGCTCTTGCGCTTGTGGTCCACCGCGTACTGGATGGCGGCGCGGATGAGGCGGTCGCTGCCCTCCTTGGAGACGGGCTTCAGGCCCACGCCCACGTTGGTGGGGAAGCGGATCTTCCCGAACTCCTTCGGGAACTCCTGCTTGAGCAGGGCAAGGAACTTCTCGGCGGCGGGCGTGCCGGCCTCGAACTCGATGCCCGTGTAGATGTCCTCCGTGTTCTCACGGAAGATGACCATGTCCACCTTGTCCGGCGTCTTCACCGGGCTGGGGACGCCCTTGAAGTAGCGCACGGGGCGCAGGCAGACGTACAGGTCCAGCATCTGGCGCAGCGCCACGTTCAGCGAGCGGATGCCACCGCCCACCGGCGTCGTCAGCGGGCCCTTGATGCCGACGAGGTACGTGCGGAACGCCTCGACAGTCTCATCCGGCAGCCAGTTGTTGACCTGCTTGAAGGACTTCTCGCCGGCGAGGACCTCGTACCAGGCAATCTTCTTCTGGCCCTTGTAGGCCTTCTCGACGGCGGCATCGAAGACTGCTTGGGACGCGCGCCAGATGTCGCGGCCTGTACCATCGCCCTCGATGTAGGGGATGATCGGGTTGTTTGGCACGGACAGCTTGCCGTTCTGCAGGGAGATCTTCTCTCCGGAAGACGGGGGCGCCATGGGCGTACTCCTGGAAGGTGTGGCCGTGTAAGAAGAGGCGCGGGATAGTCGAAAACCCGCCCCCTCCCGTCAAGGAGTTTGGCCGACCGCCCAGGTTGCAGGACTTATCGGAGCCAGCGGCGCGGCGCGGACGTCCGCCATGCGCGTGCCAGGGTGCAGGCCCTATACGGCAGTGAACGGAGGCGCGATGCGGTGCGAGGACCAGCTCCAGGCGCGGCAGTCCTTCCAGCGTGCCGCTGCCACGCGCAGCAGCCGTGGGTGCGGCGGGAATGGAGGACCGGCGCGAGCGCAGCAGTCCTCCAGCCCTTCACTTCCACCCCCGCGGAATCACCGCGGCGGGCCCCGCGACTACCAGCTCGACATGCCGGGCGCGGGCAGCTCCACCGTCACGGTGATGCCGGCGCCACGGGCCACTTCCAGCGTGCCGCCCACGGATTCCACCAGCTCGCGAGCGCGGGCCAGCCGGCGGTGCAGCGGCCCCACCAGCATGGGCGACAGGAAGACGGCCTGCGCCTCACGCTCCGAGAGTGAAGCCCCGGGCGCGACCACCTGGAAGCGCGGGCCCACGTCCCCGAAGTCGTCCGGAGCGTCCACCGCCAGCCGGACACCCTGCCCGTTCGCCGCGTCCGCGGCGTGGGCCAACAGGAGCAGCATCACCTGCTGCATGCGCCGGCTGCTGACGCGCGCGGGGACGGCGTCCTCCGGCAGCTCCAGCGCGACTTCCACTCCATGGAGGCGGCGCGTGGCGGTCAACAACTCCACCGCGCCGCGAGCCATCTCCGCCACGTCCACCTGGGGACGATCAGGGGAATCCACCAGTGCGAGCGCGGGGCCGCGCCCCGTTGCGCCCTGCTGGGACTGCTCTCCCGACTGCGCCCCACCCGTCGTGCTCACTGCAGCACTCATCCCTCACCTCTCCCGCTGGCCGACTGGAGCTACTCTAACGAGGGGGTCTGACGATCTCCATTTCACTACGAGAAAGTACGCACAGCGTGCCCGACTTGTGACATTACAGTTGCGCGACAACATCGCCGTGATGTTGTTCACTCCCGCGCATCGCAATTCTTCGTACTCTGACAAAGCACCTGTCATCCCCGACCCCAGGCCCTACATTCCCGCCAGCCAGAAAACAGCGTGGCTGGATAAATTCGGTTTGACTGTTCCTTCTGAATCCGTATGATGCGGACCTATAGCGATTCGCCGCCCACCGCAGAACCGCTGGAGCAGGGAGGGACTGTTGTGCTTGCAACTTCGACATCCGCATCAGGCGTTCCTCAGCACCGGAGAAGGGGGCTCCTGCCTATGGAAGGGGGAAATCCGCACTCCAACCTCACCAAGCGGACGTTGGAGTTCGTCAGCCGTGATGCGCTCTTCAATGTGATTCCGCTGCCGCCGGCCGAGGCCGCCCTGGATGACTCGGGCTACTCGCTGCATGGCACGGGCGCCGACGCCATCACCTGCTCGCTGGGGACGCCGGACGTCTCCATCGGTGAGGTGACGCGGCTGTCCCCCACGGTGGTGTGGGTGATGCCGCACGGCCCGGTGGACATGTCGGAGTCGCGGACGCTGCCGGTGTACCTGTCGGGCTGCGGTGTGACGCTCGGCCCCATCCGCGGTGCGTTCATCCGCACGGACGCGGAGACGCCGAACGCGCCGGTGGGCCTGCAGCTGGTGGGCGTGACGCTGGAGCAGGGTCGGCAGATCCTCTCCCTGCTGGCGGACGCGCTGAAGCGCGGCGTGGCGGAGCCGGCCGCGTCGGTGCTGCCGGTGCAGGACACCATCGAGCAGGCCGAGCGCGTGCGCTCCATCCTGGTCGCCACCTGCGCTTCCGGTAACAAGGCCGTGCTGCGCCGCATGGGCCGTACGGTGCGCATGGTGCTCGAGCGGTTCAACCCCTCCACGTCGCAGCTGGAGTGGCGGACCGAGGAGCCGGTGGCCGAGTGGGGCGAGGCGCCCTTCGACATCGACGTCATCGGCTACAACAGCGCCTATCGGATGAAGCTGGACGTGGGCACGGCCGAGGGTGACCGGCTCCTCACCCCGCTGCCCGAGAAGCTCTTCCGCATCCGTCACCGGTGGCACCGCCGCGTTCAGGCCCCCGAAGGCGTCAGCGTGCGTTTCCACCACCCGCTGTGGCGGGAGCTGGGCGAGCTGTCTCGCGAAGTGGTGGACCTGTCCTTCTCCGGCATGTGCGT contains these protein-coding regions:
- a CDS encoding S41 family peptidase, whose protein sequence is MSFRPWRLLWLYLLIAPTLALADEAPVALDAKERTRVVEAVIAQVRARHYSAEKAALAERMLRSRLKRGDYDAITEPRELAHVLTEHLVKDGQDAHFVVIYSPRPVPRNLPLPWEPAPPEAEKFRAEREELRRRMALREAYGIGRVERLDGNVGYLRLTSFPEPKYAGEAAAAAMRLLSATDALIIDLRGNGGGDNELVALYLGWLLPERTHVLDTLWKGRPKEQLHTPASPVAGRYGDKEVYILTDGDTFSAAETLAYDLQARKRARVVGETTHGGANPGVALPVDDHFVVGVPMGQTVHALTKTNWEGVGVKPDLPVPAADALRTAHVAALTALAKRADDPAQAEEISEALGALGSATKP
- the sdhB gene encoding succinate dehydrogenase iron-sulfur subunit, whose product is MDTAQATAVTTRTVTFRIWRQDDPNKPGHFDEFKVPYTKGANVISCLMEIQRNPVTVEGKKVAPVIWDAACLEEVCGSCAMNINGRVRMACSALIDKLEQPITLEPMSKFPVVRDLTVDRERMFDALKRVKGWIPVDGTHNLGPGPRQSPKDQSVMYVLSTCITCGSCLEACPQVTQGNDFVGAAAISQARLFNMNPTGKMQSEERVRSLMGPGGIQDCGKAQNCVKVCPKEIPLTTSIAMMNREVTKLMIKDIFFQEEEQKSHSGPG
- the sdhA gene encoding succinate dehydrogenase flavoprotein subunit; translated protein: MAAAARFTVVGGGLAGLMTTIKLAEAGHQVDVLSLVPVKRSHSVCAQGGINGAVNTKGEGDHPDIHVKDTLRGGDFLAEQTSVKGMCHAAPGIIYLLDRMGVTFNRTPEGLLDFRRFGGTLHHRTAFAGATTGQQLLYALDEQVRRYESEGKVTKYEYWEWLGTVKDEGGRVIGSVAVDLRTMEIRTFPAEAVCLATGGPGIVVGRSTNSIINTGTAAGRAFMEGAIYANGEFIQVHPTSIPGEDKLRLMSESVRGEGGRVWVPKKKGDTRNPRDIPESERFYFLEEKYPKYKNLVPRDVATREIFMVCRDMGMGIGGKDGVYLDVTHIPAKTLDAKIKGVMEIYEKFVGDDPRVTPMVIFPGMHYSMGGLYVKFEADPRTQTPAEGSPVNQSTNIPGLYATGEADYAFHGANRLGANSLLSCIYSGMIGGPAMAAFAKSNATSAAAMPEKYFQSAKSYWEDRFATIKKMNGAENPYGLARELGDIMTENCTVVRYNDRLKKTVEKIRELKSRWNNVNVLDTGNVANRALSYTNQLWNMLELGEVIATSALLRDESRGAHYKPEFSLPEPKVKDPTKDPEWMALWQKRHEKWAKTTIAKHSEQGPQISYEEIPTPVLDPEPRWYA
- the mdh gene encoding malate dehydrogenase — encoded protein: MAQNRKKKIGLIGGGQIGGNLALLAVQKQLGDVMLYDIPAAEGMVKGKALDINQLSAVDGYSCRVTGTTDWKDVAGSDVIIITAGVPRKPGMSREDLLDINLKIMKDVAANIKQHAPNAFVINVANPLDAMVFALHKIAELPKHMVAGMAGVLDTSRFKCFVAEELGCSIRDVEALVLGGHGDDMVPLVRHSTVGGVPLTQLIAKDKLDAIIKRTREGGAELVALYKTGSAYFAPAASSIAMAESYLFDRKRVLPAAALLEGQYGISGYFFGAPVQIGAGGVEKVITVELDGEEKAALEKSFQSVKKTVDSVKL
- the icd gene encoding NADP-dependent isocitrate dehydrogenase — encoded protein: MAPPSSGEKISLQNGKLSVPNNPIIPYIEGDGTGRDIWRASQAVFDAAVEKAYKGQKKIAWYEVLAGEKSFKQVNNWLPDETVEAFRTYLVGIKGPLTTPVGGGIRSLNVALRQMLDLYVCLRPVRYFKGVPSPVKTPDKVDMVIFRENTEDIYTGIEFEAGTPAAEKFLALLKQEFPKEFGKIRFPTNVGVGLKPVSKEGSDRLIRAAIQYAVDHKRKSVTLVHKGNIMKFTEGAFRKWGYELAAREFGDKVYTWDQWEVTKAAKGEDAANAEQKAAVAAGKVIIKDSIADITLQQVLTRPDEFDVIATLNLNGDYLSDALAAQVGGIGIAPGGNINYVTGHAVFEATHGTAPKYADQDKVNPGSVILSGEMMFRHLGWHEAADLMIKGMDRAIANKTVTYDFARLMKQEGQGTVTEVKCSEFGQAIIKNM
- a CDS encoding sensor histidine kinase, which translates into the protein MSAAVSTTGGAQSGEQSQQGATGRGPALALVDSPDRPQVDVAEMARGAVELLTATRRLHGVEVALELPEDAVPARVSSRRMQQVMLLLLAHAADAANGQGVRLAVDAPDDFGDVGPRFQVVAPGASLSEREAQAVFLSPMLVGPLHRRLARARELVESVGGTLEVARGAGITVTVELPAPGMSSW